From the genome of Schaalia dentiphila ATCC 17982, one region includes:
- a CDS encoding sodium-dependent transporter gives MSSSASKSAPRARDSWSGQTGFLLAAIGSAIGLGNIWRFPGVSYSNGGGAFLVPYLVALVFVGIPMLWLDYAVGHKFRGSPPWALRKIIGGGEFVGWFQTFVCFVIMVYYGAVLAWGVQYTIYSVNETWGADPTTFFLESFLEKVPGDTFSWAPAWAVMIPLALVWVLVLFVIGRGLSKGVEAANKVFLPLLVILFLALVVRALFLPGAVEGLNAFFTPNWSALADPNVWLAAFAQIFYSLSVGFGIMLTYASYLKPKSNLTGTALVAGFANSSFEILAGIGVFSAIGFMAHQGGVSVSEVEGLTGPILSFVTFPKIISMMPGGPLFGVLFFSSLVLAGVTSLLSLLQVVSGGLQDKFGWSPARSALVLGVPATVISLVLFGTRSGLNNLDIVDNFINSVGVVSSAIMFAVLCAVAGPRLGVLRAHINSVSSVKVPKLWEPLVGIVIPVVLFVMMAMSIVQVLKQGYESYPSSYVLIFGWGSVAVAVIASLIFTLIPWKHRPVDTHAAVAQILADDADDTASIEGGAK, from the coding sequence ATGTCATCCTCCGCATCCAAATCCGCGCCCCGCGCGCGCGACTCGTGGAGCGGCCAGACAGGCTTCCTCCTGGCAGCCATCGGCTCGGCCATCGGCCTGGGCAACATCTGGCGTTTCCCCGGCGTCTCCTACTCCAACGGCGGCGGAGCCTTCCTGGTTCCGTACCTGGTTGCCCTCGTCTTCGTCGGTATCCCCATGCTGTGGCTCGACTACGCGGTCGGCCACAAGTTCCGCGGTTCACCGCCGTGGGCGCTGCGTAAGATCATCGGCGGCGGCGAGTTCGTCGGATGGTTCCAGACCTTCGTCTGCTTCGTCATCATGGTCTACTACGGTGCGGTCCTCGCGTGGGGCGTGCAGTACACGATCTACTCCGTGAATGAGACCTGGGGCGCCGACCCGACGACCTTCTTCCTGGAATCCTTCCTTGAGAAGGTTCCTGGCGACACCTTCTCGTGGGCGCCGGCATGGGCGGTCATGATCCCGCTTGCTCTCGTGTGGGTTCTCGTCCTTTTCGTGATTGGCCGCGGCCTGTCCAAGGGTGTCGAGGCTGCGAACAAGGTGTTCCTGCCGCTCCTCGTCATCCTCTTCCTTGCGCTCGTCGTCCGTGCACTCTTCCTGCCGGGCGCCGTCGAAGGCCTTAACGCCTTCTTCACCCCGAACTGGAGCGCTCTGGCCGACCCCAACGTGTGGCTGGCTGCCTTCGCGCAGATCTTCTACTCGCTGTCCGTGGGCTTCGGCATCATGCTGACCTACGCCTCCTACCTGAAGCCCAAGTCGAACCTGACGGGCACCGCTTTGGTCGCCGGCTTTGCGAACTCCTCTTTCGAGATCCTCGCTGGCATTGGTGTCTTCAGTGCCATCGGCTTCATGGCGCACCAGGGTGGCGTCAGCGTGTCCGAGGTTGAGGGCCTGACTGGCCCGATCCTCTCCTTCGTGACCTTCCCGAAGATCATTTCGATGATGCCCGGTGGGCCCCTCTTCGGCGTGCTCTTCTTCTCGTCCCTCGTTCTGGCCGGTGTCACCTCTCTGCTCTCCCTGCTTCAGGTCGTTTCCGGTGGCCTGCAGGACAAGTTCGGTTGGTCGCCCGCTCGCTCCGCTCTGGTTCTTGGCGTCCCTGCGACCGTTATTTCGCTGGTGCTCTTCGGCACCCGATCGGGCCTGAACAACCTCGACATCGTCGACAACTTCATCAACTCGGTTGGCGTCGTGTCCTCGGCAATCATGTTTGCCGTCCTGTGCGCAGTCGCCGGCCCCCGCCTCGGGGTGCTCCGTGCACACATCAATTCGGTGTCCAGCGTGAAGGTCCCCAAGCTCTGGGAGCCCCTCGTTGGCATCGTCATCCCGGTCGTCCTCTTCGTCATGATGGCGATGTCGATCGTGCAGGTCCTGAAGCAGGGCTACGAGAGCTACCCCAGTAGCTACGTGCTGATCTTCGGCTGGGGTTCTGTGGCGGTCGCGGTCATCGCGTCTCTGATTTTCACTCTCATCCCGTGGAAGCACCGCCCGGTGGACACCCACGCGGCGGTCGCTCAGATCCTCGCAGACGACGCCGATGACACCGCTTCGATCGAAGGAGGCGCCAAGTGA
- a CDS encoding AEC family transporter: MASIVWSVLSIALIIGVGWVARRAGALGPEAAGSLASVTYWVASPAMLFHAIVSTGTSGVFGAPLAVAAASGAGTALLFVVVARLVLHLTRGETTLGAMASSLNNGAYIGIPIAVYVLGDASAVVPILVFQLGFFTPMFFVLADLAGSGQRPSARGIVTVIVRNPMVIAAACGFLFSAAGWSMPTLLEVSTSMLGAAAPPMILLSFGAALVDRRTASGDAGVPAIACAVVAKLALQPAIACGVGMLLGLTGPALMSVTIMAALPSAQNAYIAATRARAGERIAQGTVLVTTFASLPVVVGIAAILHALGVVS, from the coding sequence ATGGCGTCGATTGTCTGGTCTGTCCTCTCGATCGCCCTCATCATCGGCGTCGGCTGGGTGGCTCGCCGCGCGGGTGCCCTCGGGCCCGAGGCGGCGGGCTCTCTCGCGTCGGTGACGTACTGGGTGGCGTCCCCGGCTATGCTCTTCCACGCGATCGTCTCGACGGGGACGTCTGGGGTTTTCGGAGCTCCGCTCGCCGTGGCAGCCGCTTCGGGTGCGGGCACAGCGCTCCTCTTCGTGGTCGTCGCCCGCCTGGTCTTGCACCTCACGCGGGGCGAAACCACATTGGGGGCCATGGCCTCGTCCCTCAATAACGGCGCGTACATTGGCATCCCGATCGCCGTCTATGTGCTGGGTGACGCTTCTGCGGTTGTGCCCATCCTGGTGTTTCAGCTCGGTTTCTTCACGCCGATGTTCTTCGTGTTGGCGGATCTGGCCGGATCTGGCCAGCGCCCGTCTGCGCGCGGCATCGTGACGGTCATCGTGCGCAACCCTATGGTCATTGCGGCGGCGTGCGGTTTCCTCTTTTCCGCGGCCGGGTGGTCGATGCCGACGCTCCTCGAGGTGTCCACGTCCATGCTGGGGGCAGCGGCGCCCCCGATGATCCTGCTGTCCTTCGGCGCCGCCCTTGTGGACCGCCGCACGGCGTCCGGCGACGCGGGGGTGCCAGCTATCGCGTGCGCCGTAGTCGCTAAGCTCGCCCTCCAGCCCGCGATCGCGTGCGGCGTCGGGATGCTCCTCGGGTTGACCGGTCCGGCTCTCATGTCGGTGACCATCATGGCGGCGCTGCCCTCCGCGCAGAACGCCTACATCGCGGCCACGCGTGCCAGGGCGGGGGAGCGTATCGCGCAGGGAACGGTCCTCGTGACGACCTTTGCATCGCTGCCCGTCGTTGTTGGAATTGCGGCGATTCTCCATGCGCTTGGGGTCGTTTCCTAA
- the glf gene encoding UDP-galactopyranose mutase, whose product MDLLVVGSGFFGLTFAREAAERFGMNVTVIERRDHIGGNAYSSIDEATGVEVHRYGTHLFHTSNERVWSYVNRFTAFNDYRHRVYANYRGVVYPLPINLGTINQFFGAAYSPAEARALIEQQAAEITGEPGNLEEKAISLIGRPLYDAFIAGYTAKQWQTDPRELAASIITRLPVRFTYENRYFQDRYEGLPLNGYGAWIANMVDHPRITVHTGADFFDACSPFSQAATVGQVPVVYTGAIDRYFDYEAGELGWRTLDFETEVVDVPDYQGCSVMNYSDRDVPFTRIHEFAHLHPERDRAGATNTIIQREYSRFARPGDEPYYPIASPSDRSTLAAYRDMAAGEKNVLFGGRLGSYQYLDMHMAIASALTKVDEAVASWR is encoded by the coding sequence GTGGATCTGCTCGTTGTTGGATCGGGCTTTTTTGGCCTGACGTTTGCCCGCGAGGCCGCGGAGCGATTCGGTATGAACGTGACCGTCATCGAGCGTCGCGACCACATCGGAGGCAACGCCTACTCGTCGATCGACGAGGCCACCGGCGTTGAGGTGCACCGCTACGGCACCCATCTCTTCCACACGTCGAACGAGCGCGTGTGGTCCTACGTCAACCGTTTCACGGCCTTCAACGACTATCGCCACCGCGTCTACGCCAACTATCGGGGTGTCGTTTACCCGCTGCCCATCAACCTGGGCACGATTAACCAGTTCTTCGGCGCAGCCTATTCGCCGGCCGAGGCCCGTGCGCTCATCGAGCAGCAGGCCGCCGAGATTACGGGCGAACCGGGCAACCTCGAGGAGAAGGCGATTAGCCTCATCGGCCGCCCCCTCTACGACGCCTTCATCGCGGGGTACACGGCCAAGCAGTGGCAGACGGATCCGCGCGAGCTGGCCGCCTCCATCATCACGCGCCTGCCCGTGCGCTTCACCTACGAGAACCGCTACTTCCAGGACCGCTACGAGGGCCTGCCCCTGAACGGCTACGGAGCGTGGATCGCGAACATGGTCGATCACCCGCGTATCACCGTGCACACGGGCGCGGACTTCTTCGATGCCTGCTCGCCGTTCTCGCAAGCCGCGACCGTCGGCCAGGTCCCCGTCGTCTACACCGGCGCAATCGACCGCTACTTCGACTACGAGGCCGGCGAGCTCGGCTGGCGCACCCTCGATTTTGAGACCGAGGTTGTGGACGTACCCGACTACCAGGGCTGCTCCGTTATGAACTACTCGGACCGCGACGTTCCCTTCACGCGCATCCACGAGTTCGCACACCTGCACCCCGAACGTGATCGCGCCGGCGCGACTAACACGATCATCCAGCGCGAATACTCGCGCTTCGCCCGCCCCGGCGACGAGCCCTACTATCCGATCGCTTCGCCGTCGGACCGCTCGACACTCGCCGCCTACCGCGATATGGCGGCGGGGGAGAAGAACGTGCTCTTCGGCGGTCGACTGGGCTCCTACCAGTACCTGGACATGCACATGGCAATCGCATCGGCCCTTACCAAGGTCGACGAGGCCGTGGCCTCCTGGCGCTGA
- a CDS encoding LytR/AlgR family response regulator transcription factor, with translation MVRIAVVEDEAVSRQLLADYLARYSEENDVSFDVTYFEDGGAIIGDYKPVYDIILMDIQMTHVDGMTAARAIREVDREVVLVFITSAAQFAIHGYQVGALSYLMKPLPWFAFSQELSRCLEAVAKRRRASVLLHSGTSTHRIDIADIVYVESIKHRLDVHTVSDTFSITSTLKAMEEQLAGHDFFRSNSCYLVNLAHVRGVADQECLMTGGDSLRISRPRKKAFMTALASFAGGIH, from the coding sequence ATGGTGCGCATCGCCGTCGTCGAGGACGAGGCCGTCTCACGCCAGCTTTTGGCCGACTACCTCGCGCGCTACAGCGAGGAAAACGATGTCTCCTTCGACGTCACCTATTTCGAGGACGGCGGAGCCATCATCGGTGATTACAAGCCGGTCTACGACATCATCCTCATGGACATCCAGATGACGCACGTGGATGGAATGACCGCGGCGCGCGCGATCCGCGAGGTCGACCGGGAGGTCGTCCTCGTGTTCATCACGTCAGCCGCGCAGTTCGCGATCCACGGCTACCAGGTGGGGGCACTGTCCTACCTGATGAAGCCGCTGCCCTGGTTCGCATTCTCCCAGGAACTGTCGCGGTGTCTCGAGGCCGTCGCCAAGCGGCGCCGTGCCTCGGTTCTCCTTCATTCTGGCACGTCGACCCACCGCATCGACATCGCCGACATCGTCTACGTCGAGTCGATCAAGCACCGCCTGGACGTGCACACGGTCTCCGACACCTTCTCGATCACCTCCACCTTGAAGGCCATGGAGGAACAGCTCGCCGGGCACGACTTTTTCCGTTCAAATTCGTGCTACCTCGTCAATCTCGCCCACGTGCGCGGCGTCGCCGACCAGGAGTGCCTGATGACGGGCGGGGACAGCCTGCGTA
- a CDS encoding TrmH family RNA methyltransferase — MIIELTSADLAADPRLEDYTRLKDVKLRSKIEPERGLYMAESANVIERAIRAGHTPRSFLMSRRWLPTLTNLIEAATGGPDGADVPIFVADEDVLEQMTGFHLHRGALAAMQRPVLPTLADLLATARGGAPARRVVVLENLVDHTNVGAAFRSAAALGIDTVLVTPQCADPLYRRSVRVSMGTVFQVPWTRLESWPGDIATLQEAGFTVASLALSDDSVSLDDFAALPALQGPDARLAMVMGTEGDGLGRHTIAASDYTVKIPMDHGVDSLNVAAASAVVFWATRGVGAQ, encoded by the coding sequence GTGATCATCGAGCTCACCAGCGCGGACCTGGCAGCAGATCCGCGCCTGGAGGACTACACGCGCCTTAAAGACGTCAAGCTTCGTTCCAAGATCGAACCGGAACGCGGCCTGTACATGGCCGAATCCGCGAACGTCATTGAACGCGCGATCCGTGCCGGCCACACCCCTCGTTCCTTCCTCATGTCAAGGCGCTGGCTACCGACCCTCACCAACCTCATCGAGGCGGCAACGGGTGGCCCCGACGGCGCGGACGTTCCGATCTTTGTCGCCGACGAGGATGTGTTAGAGCAGATGACCGGCTTCCACCTGCACCGCGGGGCCCTCGCCGCCATGCAGCGCCCCGTCCTGCCGACCCTCGCAGACCTACTCGCAACTGCTCGGGGCGGCGCCCCGGCGCGTCGCGTCGTCGTCCTGGAAAACCTCGTCGACCACACGAATGTGGGCGCAGCATTCCGTAGCGCCGCCGCGCTCGGCATCGATACTGTCCTCGTGACCCCGCAGTGCGCTGATCCCCTCTACCGACGATCCGTGCGCGTCTCCATGGGAACGGTTTTCCAGGTTCCGTGGACTCGCCTCGAGTCCTGGCCCGGCGACATCGCCACCCTCCAGGAGGCTGGCTTCACGGTCGCATCGCTGGCTCTGTCGGACGATTCGGTGTCCCTCGACGACTTCGCCGCGCTGCCCGCCCTCCAGGGTCCGGACGCCCGCCTCGCTATGGTGATGGGCACCGAAGGTGATGGACTGGGACGTCACACCATCGCGGCCTCCGACTACACCGTCAAAATCCCCATGGACCACGGGGTCGACTCACTCAACGTCGCAGCCGCGTCCGCCGTCGTGTTTTGGGCGACCAGGGGCGTCGGCGCGCAGTAA
- a CDS encoding HAD-IIB family hydrolase, whose protein sequence is MKLVAFDLDDTLAPSKSPLPARMDVALRSLLDHVEVCIISGGQMGQFRTQVLDNLHATDEELSRLHLMPTCGTRYYRYEGGAWVERYAHDLDPEVAARAIDSLERHACELGLWESNPWGNIIEDRGSQITFSALGQEAPLDAKRAWDPDGTKKAALRDAVQPDVPELDVRGGGSTSVDITTRGIDKAFGMGKLVEETGIPASEMLFIGDRLDPEGNDYPVKAAGYATRAVSGWEECVEVIDEIVASMS, encoded by the coding sequence GTGAAGCTCGTTGCCTTTGATCTCGATGACACCCTGGCGCCCTCGAAGTCCCCGCTGCCGGCCCGCATGGACGTCGCTCTGCGGTCCCTGCTGGACCACGTGGAGGTGTGCATCATCTCCGGCGGCCAGATGGGTCAGTTCCGCACTCAGGTGCTGGACAACCTGCACGCCACGGATGAGGAACTCTCTCGGCTGCACCTGATGCCCACCTGCGGCACGCGTTACTACCGCTATGAGGGTGGGGCCTGGGTTGAGCGTTACGCGCACGATCTGGATCCCGAGGTCGCCGCCCGCGCTATCGACTCGCTCGAGCGTCACGCGTGTGAGCTCGGCCTGTGGGAGTCCAACCCGTGGGGCAACATCATTGAGGACCGTGGCTCGCAGATCACCTTCTCCGCTCTGGGCCAGGAGGCTCCGCTTGACGCGAAGCGCGCCTGGGATCCGGACGGCACCAAGAAGGCCGCTCTGCGCGACGCTGTGCAGCCCGACGTGCCTGAGCTCGACGTTCGCGGCGGTGGCTCGACCTCGGTCGACATCACCACCCGTGGCATCGACAAGGCGTTCGGCATGGGTAAACTCGTTGAAGAGACGGGCATCCCCGCCTCCGAGATGCTCTTCATCGGCGACCGCCTGGACCCGGAAGGCAATGACTACCCCGTCAAGGCAGCCGGCTACGCGACGCGCGCAGTGTCCGGATGGGAAGAATGCGTGGAGGTCATCGACGAGATCGTGGCATCCATGAGCTGA
- a CDS encoding methionine/alanine import family NSS transporter small subunit, producing MTAPAIALMVLTILLVWGGLVASVVLLQVLSVPTDEETEAAQRAIEAAEAAKQ from the coding sequence GTGACCGCTCCCGCTATCGCTCTCATGGTTTTGACGATCCTGCTCGTGTGGGGTGGCCTCGTCGCGTCCGTCGTGCTGCTGCAGGTCCTCTCGGTGCCCACCGATGAAGAGACCGAGGCCGCGCAGCGCGCTATCGAAGCCGCGGAAGCTGCGAAGCAGTAG